The Camelina sativa cultivar DH55 chromosome 14, Cs, whole genome shotgun sequence genome includes a window with the following:
- the LOC104743729 gene encoding wall-associated receptor kinase-like 9 codes for MKCVHWIRLCVLLLVLNTSSEELTISSSCPTHCGKVSIPYPFGIGKDCYLNPSYEVQCNQSTSVPYLPSIKKEVVQIDHPRPVNIYGSSFPHGTLRIKTEITSVGCSGANGQNLKELLNFTGTPFSISENNTLVSFGCNSKATLTNIDPRIVGCVSICDIDHDLILQIYSKTSCSGYRCCNASTPADVGRVIGVKIESNDGNETRQECSVAFLTDEYGQPSLWPNRTDAKKLHAGKYATIELKWQVITSNLSFEESLGCRQNRYDFYSNPCYCEWVASDKLLYVGCACMNGYEDVDECKQLKDDGRPGLCTKSGEICQNIPGAYRCVPKKSKTLAIYIGVSIGLTVLVVGVGIWLYIVIKKYRKTNRMKKFFKRNGGLLLQQQLASREGYVEKAIVFSSKELEKATENFSLDRVLGHGGQGTVFKGMLADGRIVAVKKSKVVDQDKLEEFINEVCLLSQINHRNIVNILGCCLETEVPLLVYEFIPNGNLFQLLHEEDDHALITWELRVRIAIDTAGALSYLHSAAASPIYHRDIKSANILLDENYRAKVSYFGTSRSISVDQTHLTTAVIGTPGYVDPEYYQSSQFTDKSDVYSFGVVLVELITGEKPVSFQRFGENRTLAAYFNLAVRENKVFDIIDSRIRNDCKLGQVMVIANLAKRCLNLSGRKRPTMTDVWLQLKSSRHGDLQTEVEVNTSDDDDDN; via the exons aTGAAGTGTGTTCACTGGATTCGTTTGTGTGTTCTACTACTTGTCTTGAATACTAGTTCAGAAGAGCTCACCATTTCGAGCTCTTGTCCCACTCATTGTGGAAAGGTCTCGATACCGTACCCTTTTGGGATCGGAAAGGATTGCTACCTCAACCCCTCGTACGAAGTCCAATGCAACCAGTCTACCTCCGTCCCGTATCTGCCTAGTATAAAGAAAGAAGTGGTGCAAATCGACCATCCGAGACCAGTAAATATTTACGGGTCGTCCTTTCCGCATGGAACACTCCGCATCAAAACGGAAATAACTTCTGTGGGGTGTTCTGGGGCGAATGGACAAAACTTGAAAGAGCTTCTGAATTTCACGGGAACCCCCTTTTCCATCAGCGAAAATAACACACTCGTGTCTTTTGGGTGCAACAGCAAGGCTACACTAACGAATATTGATCCCAGAATTGTTGGATGCGTCTCCATTTGTGATATAGATCATGACCTAATACTACAAATTTACTCAAAAACAAGCTGCTCTGGCTATAGATGCTGCAATGCAAGTACACCTGCAGACGTCGGTCGAGTAATTGGCGTGAAAATAGAGAGCAACGACGGTAACGAAACAAGACAAGAGTGCAGTGTAGCGTTCTTAACCGATGAATATGGCCAACCCTCACTGTGGCCCAACAGAACTGATGCGAAAAAGCTTCACGCTGGGAAATATGCTACAATTGAGCTAAAGTGGCAAGTTATTACGTCTAATCTTTCGTTTGAAGAATCCTTGGGGTGCCGCCAAAACCGTTACGACTTTTACTCTAACCCTTGCTACTGCGAGTGGGTAGCCAGTGATAAGCTGCTCTACGTAGGATGTGCTTGTATGAATGGTTACGAGG ATGTTGATGAGTGTAAACAGCTCAAAGATGATGGACGTCCCGGCCTTTGTACTAAAAGCGGCGAAATTTGTCAGAACATTCCGGGTGCCTATCGATGTGTGCCCAAGAAGAGTAAAACATTAGCAATCTATATAG GGGTCAGCATAGGTTTGACAGTGTTAGTGGTGGGCGTTGGAATATGGCTATACATCGTTATTAAGAAGTATAGAAAGACCAACCGCATGAAAAAGTTCTTTAAGCGAAATGGAGGTCTTCTGTTGCAGCAACAATTGGCCTCAAGAGAAGGCTACGTAGAGAAAGCAATTGTATTCAGCTCTAAAGAATTGGAGAAAGCTACAGAGAACTTCAGTTTAGACAGAGTGCTTGGTCATGGTGGGCAAGGAACAGTGTTCAAAGGGATGCTTGCTGATGGTAGGATCGTAGCGGTAAAGAAATCTAAGGTCGTGGATCAAGATAAGCTCGAAGAGTTCATAAACGAAGTTTGCTTACTCTCTCAGATCAACCACCGCAACATCGTGAATATATTAGGATGCTGTCTTGAAACAGAGGTGCCCCTGCTTGTTTACGAGTTCATTCCCAACGGAAACCTTTTCCAACTTCTTCATGAAGAGGATGATCACGCATTAATCACGTGGGAGTTACGTGTGCGAATTGCCATAGACACCGCGGGAGCTCTCTCCTACCTTCACTCGGCTGCGGCATCTCCGATTTATCACAGAGACATAAAATCTGCAAACATACTGTTAGATGAGAATTACCGAGCCAAGGTTTCGTATTTTGGAACTTCACGGTCTATAAGCGTTGATCAAACTCACCTGACAACTGCGGTTATAGGTACTCCAGGATATGTTGATCCCGAGTACTATCAATCCAGCCAGTTTACGGACAAGAGCGACGTCTACAGTTTTGGAGTTGTGCTTGTTGAGCTCATCACTGGCGAAAAACCTGTTTCTTTCCAGCGGTTTGGGGAAAACAGAACATTGGCCGCTTACTTCAATCTCGCCGTAAGAGAGAATAAAGTTTTCGACATTATAGATTCTCGAATAAGAAATGACTGTAAGCTCGGACAAGTCATGGTTATCGCAAACCTCGCAAAAAGGTGTCTGAATCTTAGCGGAAGGAAGAGACCAACCATGACTGACGTTTGGTTGCAATTAAAGAGTTCCAGACATGGAGATCTACAAACAGAGGTTGAGGTTAACACtagcgatgatgatgatgacaattaG